A genomic stretch from Penicillium digitatum chromosome 4, complete sequence includes:
- a CDS encoding Calcium transporter, putative — translation MAFLFIKQKLFPTRESNEMHSGKRLLTHSDDNDTIRGDSDQDLESQSRRSYDTFGRCNSPDDSATTITSNSNSNSTRARINPRIVSDAILGLSDGLTVPFALSAGLSALGNTKVVVLGGLAELAAGAISMGLGGYVGAKSEAESYQTTVRETQQLIRTDSQETRAMVRETFSPYGLSDSAVADITRDLHASEDRLLEFLLAFHHREMAPDGNQAWTSAITLALGYFIGGFIPLIPYFIVEHVNVALYWSICVMAITLLVFGYVKTCVVRGWSGRANVTAAIWGGVQMCCVGGVAAGAAIGLVQFIDMGSTST, via the exons ATGGCAttcctcttcatcaaacAGAAGCTTTTCCCCACAAGGGAATCCAACGAAATGCACTCGG GCAAGCGCCTCCTTACCCACAGTGATGATAATGATACCATCCGTGGAGACTCGGATCAAGACCTTGAGTCCCAAAGCCGCCGTTCCTACGACACTTTCGGACGGTGCAACAGCCCGGATGACTCAGCAACAACAATtaccagcaacagcaacagcaacagcacgCGCGCACGCATTAACCCACGCATCGTCTCAGATGCCATCCTCGGCCTCTCAGACGGGCTGACAGTGCCATTCGCCCTGAGCGCGGGTCTATCCGCACTCGGAAACACCAAAGTGGTTGTGCTGGGTGGACTCGCCGAGCTGGCCGCGGGAGCCATCTCCATGGGACTTGGCGGATACGTCGGTGCCAAGAGCGAAGC TGAATCATATCAAACAACAGTCCGTGAAACACAGCAACTCATCCGAACGGACTCGCAAGAGACTCGCGCCATGGTGCGCGAGACCTTTTCCCCGTACGGGCTCTCGGACTCGGCGGTTGCAGATATCACGCGCGACTTGCATGCGTCTGAAGATCGTCTCCTTGAGTTCCTGCTTGCTTTCCACCATCGAGAGATGGCCCCTGACGGTAACCAGGCGTGGACTTCGGCCATCACGCTGGCGCTGGGCTATTTCATCGGAGGGTTTATTCCACTTATCCCGTACTTCATTGTCGAGCACGTTAATGTTGCGCTTTACTGGAGTATTTGTGTGATGGCAATTACCTTGCTTGTGTTTGGGTATGTGAAGACCTGTGTGGTGCGCGGCTGGTCTGGTCGGGCCAATGTGACGGCTGCGATCTGGGGCGGAGTGCAGATGTGTTGTGTGGGAGGTGTCGCTGCTGGTGCGGCGATTGGATTGGTGCAGTTCATTGATATGGGCAGCACCAGTACTTGA
- a CDS encoding glutamyl-tRNA synthetase, which yields MSKFETALERIDAAHADDPREAQTATGPVPYELHYAQKMTSYLSTLNPSASELLRLAIRAQHLRRWEVPRDSYPATKIGYHSWRAGLQRRQAALAEQICVESGYSAEEAARVGALVRKADLKQGDADTQTLEDVACLVFLDDQFDRFEAELADEEKIVDILRKTWRKMSERGREEALKIQLSDQAKKLVGIALSG from the coding sequence atgtccAAATTTGAAACAGCCCTCGAGCGCATCGACGCAGCGCACGCCGACGACCCCCGCGAAGCCCAAACCGCCACCGGTCCAGTCCCATACGAACTGCACTACGCACAAAAGATGACTAGCTACCTCTCAACCTTGAACCCATCCGCATCAGAGCTTCTGCGCCTCGCAATCCGCGCCCAACACCTGCGCCGCTGGGAAGTGCCGCGGGACAGCTACCCCGCCACGAAGATCGGGTATCACTCGTGGCGGGCGGGACTGCAGAGACGACAGGCTGCGCTGGCCGAGCAGATCTGTGTTGAGAGCGGATATTCAGCCGAGGAGGCGGCGAGGGTTGGTGCGCTGGTGCGTAAGGCGGATCTTAAGCAGGGAGATGCTGATACCCAGACTCTGGAGGATGTTGCTTGTCTTGTCTTTTTGGATGATCAGTTTGATAGGTTTGAGGCGGAGCTTGCGGACGAGGAGAAAATAGTTGACATTTTGAGGAAGACTTGGAGGAAGATGTCGGAGCGGGGGAGGGAGGAGGCTTTGAAGATTCAGTTGTCGGATCAGGcgaagaagttggttgggATTGCGTTGAGTGGGTGA
- a CDS encoding D111/G-patch: MASPSFSGQKRKVADMSSDEENTRPTTGFRGFARAASRSVTPPTMGGLGSGAYNNRNNMANPRGGGSSRGGKGIGGGGGGGGANSFAARMMAKMGYKEGQGLGTTGQGIVNPIEVQARPQGAGLGAVSEKSKKTREEERRAAAQKGEILEDSSEDERQRRRKKKEERKAQGRSGTGTPIQRAKPKFRTAREIEDDMEGLEVPNVLKSLVDATGKEQRVLTSTAGLMSTKQFVSQEEGEALKIAQRARNDLEAFADEWKGLKERKQYIELEEAQVVDELDAYQSRINHLTGLIAAVEELDIFENDESVTAKVDELTNKLEDMEIKYRDAVDKHRLPETAVAALHPLFRQAMEEWEPLQDPTFLVSNLTRLQPLLSRTNELDEPRKRASTSPYETMIYTLWLPRVRSALLNDWDVYDPSKATALVVAWKAIVPPFVYANVLDQLVIPKVGLALKNWKPRASRRHAGSEQDGKFPWWLFTWLQYLDERHTNPKQPTGLMSDAKRKFRSVLDTWSLRKGLVDRIEIWRDALGSEFDVCLRNHLLPRLARHLREEFTVNPQDQDLTALKDVLCWKVFFQPNVIGLLLVSDFFPKWHEILYIWLTNDPNYEEVGAWFSWWRTQIPAEVNELTIIDEEWNKGLQTMDLALQLGDRAAAELPRPTTVRAALPTREDKVAAAAAPKPLVKAPVVEEVAFKDILEGWCLEQGLIMLPLREAHPQNGQPLFRITASATGKGGVVAFVQGDVVWVQNKKAKEIWEPMGLEDQLVERAEGR; encoded by the coding sequence ATGGCGTCGCCTTCGTTTTCTGGGCAGAAGCGCAAGGTCGCTGACATGAGCTCCGATGAAGAAAACACGCGCCCGACTACCGGCTTTCGGGGGTTTGCCAGAGCCGCCTCTCGCTCTGTGACACCCCCCACTATGGGTGGACTAGGTAGCGGGGCCTACAATAACCGAAACAACATGGCCAACCCTCGAGGCGGAGGATCATCACGAGGTGGGAAAGGCATAGGAGGTGgcggtggagggggaggagccAACAGTTTTGCCGCGCGCATGATGGCAAAGATGGGCTACAAGGAAGGACAAGGTCTCGGAACTACTGGCCAAGGTATTGTCAACCCGATTGAGGTACAAGCACGGCCCCAGGGTGCAGGCTTGGGCGCAGTGAGTGAGAAGTCAAAAAAGACTCGCGAGGAAGAGCGACGAGCAGCTGCACAGAAGGGCGAGATTCTCGAAGACAGCTCCGAGGACGAACGGCAACGGCGGcgaaagaagaaggaagagcgCAAGGCACAAGGTCGAAGCGGCACAGGTACACCAATCCAGCGTGCGAAGCCTAAGTTCCGCACAGCGCGTGAAATTGAAGACGATATGGAAGGACTGGAAGTTCCGAATGTCCTCAAATCACTTGTCGACGctaccggcaaagagcagCGTGTTCTCACTTCCACTGCTGGCCTGATGTCCACAAAACAATTCGTCAGTCAAGAGGAAGGGGAAGCGTTAAAGATAGCCCAGCGAGCTCGGAATGACCTGGAAGCTTTTGCGGATGAATGGAAGGGgctgaaagagagaaaacaaTACATTGAACTTGAAGAGGCTCAGGTCGTGGACGAACTGGATGCATATCAATCCCGGATCAATCACCTTACAGGCCTTATCGCCGCAGTGGAAGAATTAGACATCTTTGAAAACGACGAGAGCGTCACGGCCAAAGTTGATGAGTTGACGAATAAGCTTGAAGATATGGAAATCAAATATCGGGATGCTGTTGATAAGCACCGACTCCCAGAGACCGCAGTCGCGGCTCTACATCCGTTATTCCGCCAGGCCATGGAGGAATGGGAACCTCTTCAAGATCCCACGTTCCTCGTTTCCAATCTCACCCGTCTTCAGCCTCTTCTGTCTCGCACGAACGAGTTAGATGAGCCCCGAAAACGGGCCTCCACTTCACCTTACGAAACGATGATCTATACCCTATGGCTCCCACGAGTGCGCTCAGCGCTCCTGAATGATTGGGACGTCTACGATCCGTCTAAGGCAACCGCGCTGGTCGTGGCCTGGAAGGCGATTGTACCGCCATTTGTGTATGCAAACGTTCTCGACCAATTGGTCATTCCCAAGGTGGGCCTGGCCCTCAAAAATTGGAAACCTCGAGCTAGCCGACGACATGCCGGCTCCGAGCAGGATGGAAAGTTCCCCTGGTGGCTTTTCACTTGGCTTCAATACTTGGATGAACGACACACAAACCCGAAACAGCCCACTGGTCTCATGTCTGACGCGAAGAGAAAGTTCCGCTCGGTACTCGACACATGGAGTCTACGCAAAGGCTTGGTTGATCGCATTGAGATCTGGCGGGATGCACTAGGATCCGAATTCGATGTATGCCTACGCAACCATTTGCTGCCACGTCTTGCGCGCCATCTTCGCGAAGAGTTCACCGTGAACCCGCAGGACCAAGATCTCACAGCGCTGAAGGATGTCTTATGCTGGAAGGTATTCTTCCAGCCGAATGTCATAGGATTATTGCTAGTCTCTGATTTCTTCCCCAAATGGCACGAGATTCTCTACATCTGGCTCACCAACGATCCCAACTACGAAGAGGTCGGAGCTTGGTTCTCTTGGTGGCGCACTCAGATTCCGGCGGAGGTCAACGAGCTTACCATTATCGACGAGGAATGGAACAAGGGTTTGCAAACTATGGACCTTGCCCTGCAGCTAGGCGACCGTGCCGCTGCCGAACTCCCACGCCCAACTACGGTACGAGCGGCGCTTCCTACCCGGGAAGATAAGGTGGCGGCAGCGGCTGCTCCCAAACCCCTGGTTAAGGCACCAGTCGTGGAAGAAGTTGCGTTCAAGGACATACTGGAGGGTTGGTGCTTGGAGCAGGGACTCATCATGCTACCCTTGCGCGAGGCTCATCCACAAAACGGACAGCCGCTATTCCGTATCACGGCCAGTGCTACAGGCAAGGGTGGAGTCGTGGCCTTTGTCCAAGGAGATGTCGTTTGGGtgcaaaacaaaaaggcGAAGGAGATCTGGGAGCCAATGGGATTGGAGGATCAGCTGGTAGAGCGTGCGGAGGGCCGATAA
- a CDS encoding GINS complex: protein MDEKPPRRSSAAGQPASPYSVYDPRTTPKRSVSSEDHSPKLPDRLQHPSLSRVKGRTRMFTPPRLSAEASWLRDQSPTHHGTRTPIRSSDTPEPGTPTLVNPASALLQGLLKEERAHRSSRGTILEDYKDSSPPTPETTRTQGETASEKAHKANDVFSAGQRKPKEMGMREMDQYVSKMNKLNFDLKLEIFHRTQQIAMLEKKLERMAEMEEQLAHMDDLVTEVKELRTTEKDNQILRESNEQLRIDLDKRDVAVTEAVELICQLESKIDMLENGDRTSRLSVSRPITADGSEAFAPKSQTMIEIPERTSSKRNSGVLSVAQHQASSERRKLSKAPSFLRADNKSTATLRSLYVPEEEAQSRSARTELSKSESFHTTTEGMDPESPRLSVLSECIRRSSSTSGSLDSYAAPSRREDSKEDQIDRWIQSREDVNQTIITRRRNRASSDATKDSIPDYAPDLYAPKPRGRGRLDASLFGGLMFPPTPDTMSTAYATGANRSDGSNVSNRSVAAQKSLQTEQDLFFPDRRVNRPCSAEAMASCYSFNGSEVDDSMQANCSDTPRLGVTADESRTMLPPFPTVSSKASALLGPGSPNNPSIESFRDLYHANASQASTPTIKRVRSPTKAMTPEPHTRDRDSSSPLTPQDWVAAAKQGPRSRKPKPRETCDEIQQAEQSPRNATRPAIFHDDSSVASDPSEPGVPSIPTLDMTTLDILEQPFDLAPSKPKPEANPEPRRRLSFIPPFFNRSTNNARRLPGLPAPKGFKDDHEDGAPSPVIPKTRTMGGASRRPMSQTITVPNDFYSSNPLIHNEESLSASRPRGFGQSSTTSTLADQTSSAAVSGRPFTSHGMEVEHKRRSSLGIFGWMKSKRSDSVSLSGTEKSTDTTQKENRASSRLAYETPQGLGIPRGDTPDSMEAHARPQFEMAVHADDHARRPRYMGRRARRS from the exons ATGGATGAGAAACCCCCAAGAAGGAGCTCGGCCGCTGGTCAGCCTGCTTCaccgtactccgtatatgaTCCCAGGACTACACCTAAACGCAGCGTTTCTTCTGAAGACCACTCACCAA AATTGCCAGACCGTCTACAGCACCCATCACTTTCCCGCGTCAAGGGCCGAACCAGGATGTTTACTCCGCCTCGACTGAGTGCAGAGGCCTCGTGGCTGAGAGACCAATCACCTACCCACCATGGCACAAGGACGCCAATCCGCTCATCTG ATACCCCTGAACCAGGCACCCCTACACTGGTGAACCCTGCCTCGGCTCTCTTGCAGGGTTTGCTGAAAGAAGAACGCGCCCACCGAAGCTCCCGAGGAACCATATTAGAGGACTACAAAGATTCTTCTCCCCCAACTCCTGAAACCACGCGAACGCAGGGGGAGACTGCGTCGGAAAAGGCACATAAAGCGAACGACGTCTTCTCCGCCGGTCAGAGGAAACCGAAAGAGATGGGGATGCGGGAAATGGACCAA TATGTCTCCAAGATGAACAAGCTCAATTTCGATTTGAAGCTCGAGATTTTCCACCGCACACAGCAGATTGCTATGCTGGAAAAGAAGCTGGAACGGATGGCGGAGATGGAAGAACAACTGGCGCACATGGACGATTTGGTTACAGAAGTGAAAGAACTCCGAACCACCGAGAAAGACAACCAGATCCTGCGTGAATCCAACGAGCAACTCCGCATTGACCTTGACAAGCGAGACGTGGCTGTTACCGAAGCCGTCGAGCTCATCTGCCAATTAGAATCGAAAATTGACATGCTGGAGAATGGCGACCGGACCTCCAGGCTGTCTGTGTCACGCCCGATAACCGCCGATGGCTCCGAGGCATTTGCGCCGAAATCCCAGACCATGATTGAGATCCCGGAAAGAACCTCTTCCAAGCGAAATTCAGGTGTCTTGAGCGTTGCTCAGCACCAGGCATCGTCTGAGCGACGCAAACTCTCGAAAGCACCCTCCTTCCTACGAGCGGATAACAAGAGTACTGCCACGTTGCGAAGCCTTTATGTtcccgaagaagaagctcagtCACGCTCTGCAAGGACTGAACTTTCAAAATCGGAGAGCTTCCACACGACCACCGAGGGTATGGACCCCGAGTCTCCCAGACTGAGCGTGCTGAGTGAATGCA TTCGGAGATCTTCATCGACCTCAGGCAGCTTGGATAGCTATGCTGCCCCCAGCAGGCGGGAAGACAGCAAAGAAGACCAGATTGATCGGTGGATTCAGTCCCGCGAAGACGTGAACCAGACTATCATCACGAGACGGAGAAACCGAGCATCATCTGATGCCACCAAGGACAGCATTCCCGACTATGCACCAGACTTGTATGCTCCTAAGCCGCGTGGGCGCGGACGTCTGGATGCATCTCTTTTCGGAGGGCTCATGTTTCCTCCCACTCCTGATACTATGAGTACGGCGTATGCTACCGGTGCAAACCGATCGGATGGGTCGAATGTGTCGAATAGGAGCGTTGCAGCACAAAAGAGTCTACAGACCGAGCAGGATTTGTTTTTCCCTGACAGGCGAGTTAACCGCCCATGTTCCGCGGAAGCGATGGCCAGTTGCTATAGCTTCAATGGCAGTGAGGTTGATGACAGCATGCAAGCCAACTGCAGTGATACTCCGCGCCTAGGAGTCACAGCTGACGAGTCGCGTACTATGTTGCCCCCCTTCCCCACCGTTTCCTCGAAAGCCAGCGCACTTCTCGGGCCCGGAAGCCCCAACAACCCTTCTATTGAGTCATTTAGGGATTTATACCATGCAAATGCCAGCCAAGCATCGACCCCAACAATTAAACGTGTCCGTAGCCCAACCAAGGCTATGACCCCAGAGCCGCACACCCGTGATCGTGACTCTTCCTCACCGCTCACACCTCAAGACTGGGTTGCCGCTGCAAAGCAGGGTCCACGGTCTCGCAAGCCCAAGCCGCGTGAGACCTGCGACGAAATTCAACAGGCAGAGCAGTCACCACGCAATGCCACCCGCCCTGCTATATTCCACGACGACAGCAGTGTTGCTTCGGATCCAAGCGAGCCCGGGGTCCCCAGTATTCCAACTCTTGACATGACCACTCTAGACATCCTAGAACAACCCTTCGACCTCGCCCCGTCAAAGCCCAAACCTGAAGCCAACCCTGAACCCCGTCGACGCCTCAGCTTCATACCCCCATTTTTCAATCGCTCAACCAACAATGCCCGTCGATTACCAGGCCTTCCAGCTCCAAAAGGCTTCAAAGACGACCACGAAGACGGCGCCCCATCCCCGGTAATCCCCAAAACCAGGACAATGGGCGGCGCCTCTCGAAGACCCATGTCCCAAACAATCACCGTCCCAAACGACTTTTACTCATCCAACCCCTTAATCCATAATGAAGAATCGCTCTCGGCCTCCAGGCCACGAGGATTCGGGCAATCGTCGACAACGTCAACACTTGCCGACCAAACCAGCTCTGCAGCAGTGTCAGGACGCCCCTTCACATCTCATGGCATGGAAGTTGAACACAAGAGGCGCAGTTCACTGGGCATCTTCGGCTGGATGAAGAGCAAACGCTCTGATTCAGTGTCTCTTTCTGGGACGGAGAAGTCCACTGACACCACGCAGAAAGAGAATCGCGCTTCTTCGCGTCTAGCGTACGAAACTCCTCAGGGACTTGGGATCCCCCGTGGCGACACGCCGGACTCCATGGAGGCTCATGCCCGACCTCAGTTCGAGATGGCTGTTCATGCAGATGACCATGCGAGACGACCTCGATATATGGGTCGTCGTGCTCGCAGGAGTTGA
- a CDS encoding Superoxide dismutase, protein MAALLSNSARVALRSGASATSKAGAAGLTFARGKATLPDLSYDYGALEPSISGKIMELHHKNHHNTYVTSYNNALEQLQEAQAKGDIAAQIALKPAVNFHGGGHLNHTLFWENLAPKSAGGGEPPSGALAQAIDSTYGGFGEFQSKMNAALASIQGSGWAWLVKDKQTGQIGIRTYANQDPVVGQFEPLLGIDAWEHAYYLQYQNRKVEYFSAIWDVINWKAAEKRFA, encoded by the exons ATGGCTGCTCTTCTTAGCAACTCGGCCCGCGTTGCCCTTCGCTCGGGAGCTTCGGCCACCTCCAAGGCCGGAGCCGCGGGCTTGACCTTTGCCCGCGGCAAGGCCACCCTCCCCGACCTTTCCT ACGACTATGGCGCCCTTGAGCCCTCCATTTCCGGCAAGATCATGGAGCTTCACCACAAGAACCACCACAACACATATGTGACCAGCTACAACAACGCCCTTGAGCAGCTGCAGGAAGCCCAGGCCAAGGGAGACATCGCTGCTCAGATCGCCCTCAAGCCCGCTGTCAACTTCCACGGTGGTGGCCACCTTAACCACACTCTCTTCTGGGAGAACCTTGCCCCCAAGAGTGCTGGCGGTGGTGAGCCCCCTTCTGGTGCTCTGGCACAAGCCATTGACTCCACCTACGGTGGCTTCGGCGAGTTCCAGTCCAAGATGAACGCTGCTTTGGCTAGCATCCAGGGCAGTGGCTGGGCTTGGCTCGTCAAGGACAAGCAGACCGGCCAGATCGGCATCCGCACTTACGCC AATCAGGACCCTGTCGTCGGCCAGTTCGAGCCTCTGCTCGGCATTGACGCTTGGGAGCACGCTTACTA CCTCCAATACCAAAACCGCAAGGTCGAATATTTCTCCGCCATCTGGGATGTCATCAACTGGAAGGCAGCCGAGAAGCGCTTCGCTTAA
- a CDS encoding Zinc finger, C2H2, translating into MSTSQALSAEDNPDPGPDPSTVTDTGNSAGTGTGSTPQCSYWRARGSNEPPIFATPTKFLCDCPNHRVWQWPLGHAELIIAPCAFRCPYCREFNKVNRTRLMASNLRRHITKTHIEGAPFVFGTLVVAPGMQRRAATRTIDLTRQSRGFSSREDSSRHNERGNGRREDRYI; encoded by the exons ATGTCCACTTCCCAAGCTCTCAGCGCTGAGGATAATCCCGACCCTGGCCCCGATCCTAGCACTGTCACTGACACTGGCAATAGCGCTGGCACTGGCACTGGCTCCACGCCCCAGTGCAGCTACTGGAGAGCACGTGGTTCCAACGAGCCCCCGATTTTCGC CACACCCACCAAATTTCTTTGTGACTGCCCAAACCACCGCGTGTGGCAGTGGCCCCTCGGGCATGCCGAGCTG ATAATTGCCCCCTGCGCATTCAGATGTCCCTACTGTAGGGAATTCAACAAGGTCAATCGGACAAGGCTGATGGCCTCAAACCTCCGTCGCCACATCACCAAGACGCACATT GAGGGGGCCCCTTTTGTGTTTGGCACTCTTGTTGTCGCGCCGGGAATGCAAAGAAGAG CAGCGACGAGAACCATCGATTTGACCCGCCAGAGTCGGGGTTTTTCGAGTCGTGAGGACTCGTCAAGACACAACGAACGTGGGAATGGAAGGAGGGAAGACAG ATACATATGA
- a CDS encoding General substrate transporter, protein MASKVLQNNTNSSWMKDPGLRKLNLGIGFMLSASATAGYCASMINGLLVLPEFTNFLEGLDTNARGLIIAAVSLGSFCSFIPGSYIADNLGRRICVLIGSSLVIIASIIQVATNNNWVFFSARVLAGMGVGVSQTAAPLLITESTHPRQRQAFTGLYNALWFIGSITSAAIGFAGLTIVGSWSWKLPCLTQVFYPVLQLIGLCFVPESPRWLVSRGRKEEGMAILARYHANGDENDELVQDEFYQICKSINAESDKSCRRWSTFLATRSNLHRLSICVMLGFMQEWSGSGVVSYYLAPILESVGIYHASHQAAINISLQVWNLAFAVGGAMAADRYGRRKLWLIASLLMFIYLSAATTMSGLFQELQVLEAGIAVVPMLFLFCSAYDMAYMPLFIAYPAEILPFQLRAKGLAITLTTDSMACFFNQFINPIALAAIHWRYFTVYLACLVIFGVTIYFLFPETKGLSLEEVARIFEKEKTYQVETPADVSQELLVFQKTST, encoded by the exons ATGGCGTCCAAGGTCTTGCAGAACAACACCAACAGCAGCTGGATGAAGGATCCAGGGCTGCGGAAACTAAATCTGGGGATCGGCTTTATGTTATCTGCATCGGCTACCGCTGGATATTGTGCTAGTATGATCAATGGTCTCCTGGTGCTTCCTGAAT TTACAAACTTCTTGGAAGGTCTTGACACAAATGCGAGGGGACTGATCATCGCAGCTGTCTCGCTGGGGTCCTTTTGCTCATTTATCCCCGGATCTTACATTGCCGACAATCTGGGGCGGAGGATCTGCGTTCTCATCGGCTCCTCGCTGGTCATCATCGCCTCAATTATTCAAGTCGCGACAAACAACAATTGGGTTTTCTTCAGTGCCCGTGTTCTGGCTGGAATGGGAGTTGGAGTCTCCCAAACTGCCGCGCCGTTGCTTATCACGGAATCGACACATCCACGCCAGCGACAGGCCTTCACTGGTCTATACAATGCACTGTGGTTCATCGGATCAATTACATCGGCTGCCATTGGGTTTGCTGGACTCACAATTGTAGGGAGCTGGTCATGGAAGCTCCCTTGCCTAACGCAGGTGTTTTATCCGGTCCTTCAATTGATAGGGCTTTGCTTTGTTCCCGAGAGCCCTAGATGGTTGGTCTCTCGGGGTAGGAAAGAGGAAGGCATGGCTATCTTAGCAAGATACCATGCCAATGGGGATGAAAACGACGAACTTGTTCAGgatgaattctatcagaTTTGCAAGAGCATCAACGCGGAGTCCGATAAGAGCTGCCGACGCTGGAGCACTTTCCTCGCAACCCGGAGCAACTTGCATCGTCTATCGATTTGTGTGATGTTGGGATTCATGCAAGAATGGTCTGGAAGTG GTGTGGTATCATATTATCTAGCACCAATTCTAGAATCCGTCGGTATTTATCATGCATCTCACCAGGCCGCCATCAATATAAGCTTACAGGTGTGGAACCTGGCATTTGCGGTCGGCGGAGCAATGGCTGCAGACCGATATGGACGACGAAAACTCTGGCTAATCGCATCACTGTTGATGTTCATCTATCTATCCGCCGCGACGACCATGTCGGGTCTATTCCAAGAGCTTCAGGTGCTGGAGGCTGGCATTGCGGTGGTTCCCatgctttttctcttttgtaGCGCTTACGATATGGCATACATGCCCTTATTCATTGCATACCCAGCTGAAATCCTGCCCTTCCAACTTCGCGCCAAGGGTCTTGCCATTACACTGACCACCGACTCAATGGCTTGCTTCTTCAATCAGTTTATAAACCCGATAGCATTGGCGGCAATTCACTGGAGGTACTTTACGGTGTATCTGGCTTGTCTTGTGATTTTCGGGGTGACGATCTACTTCCTCTTCCCGGAGACGAAGGGTCTATCTCTGGAAGAAGTGGCACGAATCTTTGAAAAGGAGAAGACTTATCAGGTGGAGACGCCTGCTGATGTGTCGCAAGAGCTGCTCGTGTTCCAGAAGACTAGCACCTGA
- a CDS encoding F-box domain protein has product MSAESPGQKNGFKTFISNALRPKKSRQTLRKGSRSTSDLRLAAHPSVEEAPPMPELAPLHAHRLKYRELHEQVDSQLGERRDYTEIIHTLGTLDVNETSAANYEHNERRPRGEGDIASLSPKLWAHIAGYLNPTEAASLAITSITLYRTLGQRYLLALDHPDNHIHKINFLSGLDISLPHHLLCFPCVQYHRRTQEGTERLRPTHVLNPLFNCPNSTNAVNPPARHRITHGRSLPFTFVQLAMRAHRFGPSYGLAPDALGRRWQRDNWSHTSRFHIHAGRLLMRVTSQTFAAPALTPSAQRMLLYSRDDYCPYFSVCAHWRDGELMPACKCALEHIPRPRSTGGLQGLEHRVKDRIAGQTFDPNALTTLCGFCRPMRRCPECPTEYLIEVKLSEDQVDRRFKQCIVVTRWTDLGDGTTPGGIEWEAVNGKTDEYNSFEHYAKRGIASIFEAAFTADTLPGQRVVSLNPKKKTRGEEGNQWY; this is encoded by the coding sequence ATGTCGGCAGAAAGCCCTGGCCAGAAAAATGGCTTCAAAACGTTCATCTCCAACGCATTGCGTCCCAAGAAATCCCGCCAAACCCTCCGCAAAGGCAGCAGATCGACCTCAGACCTACGGCTGGCTGCGCACCCCAGTGTCGAGGAAGCCCCCCCAATGCCAGAGCTAGCTCCATTGCACGCCCATAGACTCAAATATAGGGAATTGCACGAGCAAGTGGACTCACAACTTGGTGAGCGCAGGGACTACACAGAAATCATCCATACGCTAGGCACACTCGACGTCAATGAAACCAGCGCTGCCAACTACGAGCACAATGAACGTCGACCCCGAGGGGAGGGCGACATCGCAAGTCTCTCACCAAAGCTATGGGCACACATAGCAGGGTACCTGAATCCCACCGAAGCAGCAAGCCTCGCAATCACCAGCATCACATTATACCGAACACTGGGCCAAAGATACCTCCTGGCTCTAGACCACCCAGACAACCACATCCACAAAATCAACTTCCTTTCCGGCCTAGATATCTCTCTCCCGCACCACCTCCTTTGCTTCCCTTGCGTCCAATATCATAGACGTACACAAGAAGGAACAGAACGCCTCCGTCCAACCCACGTCCTAAACCCGCTCTTCAACTGCCCAAACTCAACAAATGCCGTGAACCCTCCAGCTCGCCACCGTATAACCCACGGCCGCAGCCTGCCCTTCACATTCGTACAACTAGCCATGCGCGCCCACCGCTTCGGCCCCAGCTACGGGCTGGCCCCAGACGCGCTCGGTCGACGCTGGCAGCGCGACAACTGGTCGCACACATCGCGCTTCCACATCCACGCAGGCAGGCTTCTAATGCGCGTCACCAGCCAGACCTTTGCGGCGCCGGCTCTCACGCCGTCCGCGCAGCGCATGCTGCTCTACTCGCGCGATGACTACTGTCCGTACTTTAGCGTGTGCGCGCACTGGCGCGACGGCGAATTGATGCCGGCGTGTAAGTGTGCGCTGGAGCATATTCCGCGGCCGCGGAGCACTGGCGGGTTGCAGGGGCTCGAGCATCGGGTCAAGGACCGCATTGCGGGACAGACGTTTGATCCGAATGCGCTGACGACTCTGTGTGGGTTTTGTCGGCCGATGCGGAGGTGTCCTGAGTGTCCGACTGAGTATCTGATTGAGGTTAAGTTGAGTGAGGATCAGGTGGATCGCAGGTTCAAGCAGTGTATTGTTGTGACGCGGTGGACTGATCTTGGAGATGGGACTACGCCTGGCGGGATTGAGTGGGAGGCTGTCAATGGGAAGACGGATGAGTATAATTCCTTTGAGCACTATGCTAAGCGTGGAATTGCGAGTATCTTTGAGGCGGCTTTTACGGCGGATACGCTTCCTGGCCAACGGGTTGTTTCGCTGaatccgaagaagaagacgcgTGGGGAGGAGGGGAATCAGTGGTATTAG